A genomic stretch from Echeneis naucrates chromosome 6, fEcheNa1.1, whole genome shotgun sequence includes:
- the cyb5r4 gene encoding cytochrome b5 reductase 4 isoform X2, which translates to MLNIPTQSFPAPSSQQRVAPSGQSGRGKVALKPGHSLMDWIRFSKSGKDLTGLRGRLIEVTQEELQKHNTREDCWTCIRGMVYNVTPYMDYHPGGEEELMKAAGIDGTGLFDQVHRWVNYESMLKECLVGRMATKPTTAIKAIVPVPPVTCLAPPISVAPPREKDSLPWYDWFQTDVTVHVVVYTKRKIPSSGCTIVDLEAGILRLEVLLGKMSYMMHLCLAEEVEGTISVHTAFSVGKIQISIRKKAKGKWTSLGQPLEFHNTFLRKKDRAPYYRHCVMVSKTEVNHNTHLFRLQLPRGTIMHVPVGKHVYLKAFIQDSEIVRPYTPVVQHMAIASHQSSQDSDLYLMIKVYPDGVFTQHLNSLHTGDRIYVSGPEGMFTVRPLRDVTHLYLLAAGTGFTPMARLIQLALQNTDTIRHTGLLFFNQREEDILWRCELDELAANNDSFQVEYVLSEPCESWTGRKGRVEESMLQDFLNRPDGSKCYACVCGPAAFTDLTIGLLKQQGFSEGELCAFQG; encoded by the exons ATGTTAAACATTCCGACCCAGTCCTTCCCTGCACCGAGCTCCCAGCAGCGGGTCGCACCGTCCGGGCAGTCCGGGAGGGGAAAG GTGGCCTTAAAGCCTGGCCACAGTCTAATGGACTGGATCCGGTTTTCGAAGAGTGGCAAGGACCTGACTGGGCTCAGAGGGCGCCTGATTGAAGTTACCCAGGAAGAGCTTCAGAAGCACAACACCAGGGAAGACTGCTGGACTTGCATACGAG GTATGGTGTACAATGTGACCCCCTACATGGACTACCATCCTGGTGGAGAAGAGGAGCTAATGAAAGCAGCTGGGATAGATGGCACTGGGCTCTTTGATCAG GTCCATCGTTGGGTGAATTATGAGTCTATGTTGAAAGAATGCCTGGTGGGCAGAATGGCCACCAAGCCTACCACAGCTATtaaag CGATTGTCCCTGTGCCACCAGTGACTTGTCTTGCCCCACCCATCTCAGTAGCTCCTCCCAGGGAAAAAGACTCCTTGCCATG GTATGACTGGTTCCAAACTGATGTGACAGTTCATGTTGTCGTTTATACCAAAAGAAAG ATCCCCAGCTCAGGCTGTACCATTGTTGATCTTGAGGCGGGTATTTTACGACTGGAAGTCCTCCTGGGGAAAATGTCCTACATGATGCATTTAT GTCTTGCTGAAGAAGTTGAGGGAACTATTTCTG TCCACACTGCCTTCTCAGTTGGAAAAATCCAGATCAGCATACGCAAGAAGGCTAAAGGAAAATGGACAAGTCTTGGTCAACCACTGGAATTTCACAACACATTTCTACGCAAGAAAGACAGAG CTCCATACTATCGCCATTGTGTGATGGTGTCTAAGACTGAGGTGAACCATAACACCCATTTATTCAGACTGCAGCTTCCACGTGGGACTATTATGCATGTGCCCGTTGGAAAACATGTCTACCTCAAAGCCTTCATTCAAG ATTCTGAGATAGTGAGGCCATACACTCCAGTAGTCCAGCACATGGCTATAGCTTCCCACCAATCCTCACAGGACTCAGATCTCTACCTCATGATCAAAGTCTACCCTGATGGAGTTTTTACCCAACACCTCAACAGCCTGCACACAG GAGATCGTATATATGTCAGTGGTCCAGAGGGTATGTTCACTGTACGCCCCCTACGTGATGTCACACACCTCTACTTATTAGCAGCAGGCACAGGGTTCACACCCATGGCTCGCCTCATCCAACTAGCCCTGCAGAACACTGACACCATCAG ACACACTGGGCTGCTCTTCTTCAACCAACGGGAGGAGGACATTCTGTGGCGTTGTGAGCTGGATGAACTGGCTGCTAATAATGACAG CTTCCAGGTGGAGTACGTCCTCTCTGAGCCCTGTGAGAGCTGGACTGGCAGGAAAGGTCGTGTGGAGGAGTCCATGCTCCAGGATTTCCTCAACAGGCCAGATGGGTCCAAATGttacgcatgtgtgtgtgggcctgcTGCCTTCACAGACCTCACAATAGG GTTGTTGAAGCAGCAGGGCTTCAGTGAGGGAGAGCTGTGCGCCTTCCAGGGCTGA
- the cyb5r4 gene encoding cytochrome b5 reductase 4 isoform X1, with the protein MLNIPTQSFPAPSSQQRVAPSGQSGRGKVALKPGHSLMDWIRFSKSGKDLTGLRGRLIEVTQEELQKHNTREDCWTCIRGMVYNVTPYMDYHPGGEEELMKAAGIDGTGLFDQVHRWVNYESMLKECLVGRMATKPTTAIKAIVPVPPVTCLAPPISVAPPREKDSLPWYDWFQTDVTVHVVVYTKRKIPSSGCTIVDLEAGILRLEVLLGKMSYMMHLCLAEEVEGTISVTFPTVHTAFSVGKIQISIRKKAKGKWTSLGQPLEFHNTFLRKKDRAPYYRHCVMVSKTEVNHNTHLFRLQLPRGTIMHVPVGKHVYLKAFIQDSEIVRPYTPVVQHMAIASHQSSQDSDLYLMIKVYPDGVFTQHLNSLHTGDRIYVSGPEGMFTVRPLRDVTHLYLLAAGTGFTPMARLIQLALQNTDTIRHTGLLFFNQREEDILWRCELDELAANNDSFQVEYVLSEPCESWTGRKGRVEESMLQDFLNRPDGSKCYACVCGPAAFTDLTIGLLKQQGFSEGELCAFQG; encoded by the exons ATGTTAAACATTCCGACCCAGTCCTTCCCTGCACCGAGCTCCCAGCAGCGGGTCGCACCGTCCGGGCAGTCCGGGAGGGGAAAG GTGGCCTTAAAGCCTGGCCACAGTCTAATGGACTGGATCCGGTTTTCGAAGAGTGGCAAGGACCTGACTGGGCTCAGAGGGCGCCTGATTGAAGTTACCCAGGAAGAGCTTCAGAAGCACAACACCAGGGAAGACTGCTGGACTTGCATACGAG GTATGGTGTACAATGTGACCCCCTACATGGACTACCATCCTGGTGGAGAAGAGGAGCTAATGAAAGCAGCTGGGATAGATGGCACTGGGCTCTTTGATCAG GTCCATCGTTGGGTGAATTATGAGTCTATGTTGAAAGAATGCCTGGTGGGCAGAATGGCCACCAAGCCTACCACAGCTATtaaag CGATTGTCCCTGTGCCACCAGTGACTTGTCTTGCCCCACCCATCTCAGTAGCTCCTCCCAGGGAAAAAGACTCCTTGCCATG GTATGACTGGTTCCAAACTGATGTGACAGTTCATGTTGTCGTTTATACCAAAAGAAAG ATCCCCAGCTCAGGCTGTACCATTGTTGATCTTGAGGCGGGTATTTTACGACTGGAAGTCCTCCTGGGGAAAATGTCCTACATGATGCATTTAT GTCTTGCTGAAGAAGTTGAGGGAACTATTTCTG TCACCTTTCCAACAGTCCACACTGCCTTCTCAGTTGGAAAAATCCAGATCAGCATACGCAAGAAGGCTAAAGGAAAATGGACAAGTCTTGGTCAACCACTGGAATTTCACAACACATTTCTACGCAAGAAAGACAGAG CTCCATACTATCGCCATTGTGTGATGGTGTCTAAGACTGAGGTGAACCATAACACCCATTTATTCAGACTGCAGCTTCCACGTGGGACTATTATGCATGTGCCCGTTGGAAAACATGTCTACCTCAAAGCCTTCATTCAAG ATTCTGAGATAGTGAGGCCATACACTCCAGTAGTCCAGCACATGGCTATAGCTTCCCACCAATCCTCACAGGACTCAGATCTCTACCTCATGATCAAAGTCTACCCTGATGGAGTTTTTACCCAACACCTCAACAGCCTGCACACAG GAGATCGTATATATGTCAGTGGTCCAGAGGGTATGTTCACTGTACGCCCCCTACGTGATGTCACACACCTCTACTTATTAGCAGCAGGCACAGGGTTCACACCCATGGCTCGCCTCATCCAACTAGCCCTGCAGAACACTGACACCATCAG ACACACTGGGCTGCTCTTCTTCAACCAACGGGAGGAGGACATTCTGTGGCGTTGTGAGCTGGATGAACTGGCTGCTAATAATGACAG CTTCCAGGTGGAGTACGTCCTCTCTGAGCCCTGTGAGAGCTGGACTGGCAGGAAAGGTCGTGTGGAGGAGTCCATGCTCCAGGATTTCCTCAACAGGCCAGATGGGTCCAAATGttacgcatgtgtgtgtgggcctgcTGCCTTCACAGACCTCACAATAGG GTTGTTGAAGCAGCAGGGCTTCAGTGAGGGAGAGCTGTGCGCCTTCCAGGGCTGA